The genomic window ATATTCAATAATCCAACCACCCAATAACCTGCTATTCGATAACCCAAGCCTAGTAACCCGATACTCCTATAACCCAATACTCCGGCACCTCAATATCCAACAATCCGAGATCCAATAACCCAGTGACCCAAATCCACATGCCCGAATATGTGAATCCAAACCCGTTAACACAAAAAAAATCACTTGAACACCCTCGGCCCAAATCCTATAACTCCAAACCCGATAACCCTGCGTCCATGAACCTTAATCCTGATCTGGATGCCTTTTGCTCGAAACTAAACCCACATCTATGCACCACCCTGGAGGCTACCAAACTTCAGTAGCAACTGTCCCCCCTTTTTCGTTCACACCACCATTGTCCACAGTGATTTCTAAGAATGGATGGCTGCTCTATGTAGCAACCTTCCTAAAAACCCCACCATCCATAATGATCAATAGTGTTGATCAAACATAAATCCTCTCTATTCTACATGATGCAGTATAGAAAGAGGAAGACTACCACAGCAACCCCTCCTTGCTCtgatgataaaataaaaatagacaaAAAAGAACGTATCAGAATCCTCCCTTTTTTAGATGATGCAGCAAGGAGTTGGACAACTGCAGCATATCTACAGCCACCACCCCAAATAGTCTAATGAGTTCAAAACAAAAAGAAGATATCTATACATCTATACAATCTATAATGTAAGTAAAGAAAAAGTCTCACTAGAGAAATCTTTCTTTCACATACAATTGCTACCTACTATCTAGAGAAGGATATATATAGATTCTCTCTCAAAGAAAATCTAAGAATTTAGTCTTCCTCTACTGATCAGTCCCCTCCATCATCTTTCTCTACCTGTCACCAGTATATGTGACTCTCTATGACTTTTCGTCCAAATCACCACTCTCTTAAGCTGCCAAATCCATCAATTGCTCTCTCCAACCATTTATTATTCTAGCAGTATATATGCACAAGTTAGAAGGAATCaccaaatgattttttttttttttaaatgataatttctaTCACCCAGTAAGTGGATTTCAAGCAAGTagatttgatagattttttttttattattcttaaaTGTTTGGCatcttaaatataaatatttgagCTATTGGGTGGAAGATACGTGACAGATGAATTGAATGACATATGAATGTTGGATGTGCGATACTTGacgtattataaaaatataatttatcttttaatataatatatagattATATCTATCTTCTTAGTAATTAATTAGTATTTACTGATGAAAATTTGTAATATTAAGTGAATGACTGCGAATGGAGCATATTTTGATGATCGAATACAGCGTCTGAAAGTGGTATTAATTCGTTGGTCTTCGATAGTATGGGTGGCATATTCATCCATTGAATTTGTCTATACGATGGAGAGAAGttatctatttatttaatttaattttaaattaaatatttttttataaaattggagCTCTGTGATCATGCTTGCGAGAGATAGTACCCTTCCGACtttcatttttttataaaaaaaaaattacaatactGATATTCTTCATCCCTGCCGGCAGTTTTGTTGACGTTGACGAAGAAAAAACTTAAAAAACACGTGAGCCAGGACAAAGCTGACGCAAGTGCTTTCGTGGGTGTCAGCCACTtggtttctgttttttttttttattcggtTTTTGCTGACTAATGACGCAAGAGCTTCCGTTGTTTCCCAGACAGTAAAGCGATGAGGGCTGCCATGGTATCTTAAACCAGCCTTTCCCAACCAAAAACAGAGTAGGAAGCTGCAATTGGTAGTGCAAGAGCCATGGCGAGAGTAACGCGCATAAAGCTGGGTTCCCAGGGTCTGGAGGTCTCCACCCAGGGCCTGGGTTGCATGGGGATGTCCGCCTTCTACGGCCCCCCAAAGCCGGAGACCGATATGATCGCCCTCGTCCACCACGCCGTCCGCAGCGGCGTCACCTTCCTCGACACTTCCGACAGCTACGGCCCCTTCACCAACGAGATTCTCCTCGGCAAGGTAAAATTGAACTCTTCTACGCTCTTCTTGTTCTATTGGAGGCTTGGGTAAGCGTCCTTCGCTGATGCCTGCGAGGTGTTTGTTTTAAGGCTCTGCAAGGGGGGATGAGGGAGAAGGTGGAGCTGGCGACCAAGTTTGGTATCAGTTATGCTGATGGGAAGCGTGAGATACGTGGGGATCCGGCGTATGTGAGGGCCGCCTGCGAGGCGAGCTTGAAGAGGCTTGGCATCGACTGCATCGATCTCTACTATCAGCATCGAATTGACACTCGAGTCCCCATCGAGGTTACGGTGAGTTCATCCTTCCAAATGTCTCGCAAGGTTTTATAGCTCTCAATAGGTGCAAACTTTAGAGAGGAAAAATGATCTGTACTTGTTCAAGAGATCCTGATTAGATTTAATGCTCGGAAGCTATTTAAACTGGATGTTGTCAAAGTTAATTATCATGCTAGTGGTGGTCCTCTCTAACTTGATCTTTTCTCCACTCTAACTTGCCTTATTACAGTGGCATTTGGTGGTGGTCCTCTTCTTTTCTCATATTCTCAGCTCTCTCCCCCACTATCTCTGTTTCGGCAAGCCCCTATGTGCTCTTCACATCTATCTGATTGCTCTCATGTCTCTCCCTGATTCTCAAAGGATCAGTCCAAACAATCTCCTATAGGAGGAGAGTCTGAATATATCTGTCATTTTTCTTCATGTTTTCCTTTTTCTTGTATATGTTAGGCTGGAGCTAGGCTCGGATCGGCCGATTTCGGATCGAACATCGGGTTAGACCCAAAATAGTTCAGACCGGGTTTGAACTTAATTACAAGGTATCTTTCGGACTGGGTTCGAGTATACCTTTAGCTCGGCCTGAGCCCGGCCCGAGTCTGAGCCTGATTTTCGGCCTGATCAAGCCCGATCTCAAATGGGTTTGAGCCTCACTTCCCAAATGGGCCAAATCCCGTCTGTTAGTGTTCATCCATGGGTGATTAAAAACCCCTCATGATTATAGGTCCCAGTCGATTCTCCTCTTCCTTTCCCATCCCTCAATGCCACCACCGTCGAATCATCCTAAGACGGTCCTTTCCCACCCCCTCGACGCCACCACCACCGAATCATTGGAGACGGAGATGGAGACAGTCCTCTCCCACTCTCTTGATGCCGCCACCGCCGAATCATCCAAAATTGAGATGGATACGTCGGTGGAGGGGTCCCCGAAAGAGGAGATCAGGCAGAGATAGAGACGGATCGTCCGGAGATGGAGATCAGGGGTCGATGAGGGACAGAGATCACAAGAGGGGTCGACGGAAGCAAGGAGCTTTGCATCCAAGGAGGTCTGAGCAACCACACGACTCTCCTCTCCTCCTGGTCTCCTGTCCTTTCTTCTCTGATCATCGCTGGTAGCCACcccttcccttctcttcttcttctcccatcACAGCCACGGCAGCCACTGCAGCTGCTACACCTCTTCTCCTTATTCTCGCTGATATAGACTCATCTCCAGCAAGGACGGTCCCCCGGCGCCGCACCAACAGATCACCGTTGTCCCCGCGGGGCAACAGGGGTGAGTGGTGCTGGAGACGGGTGGTGACTGGTGGCGTTTGGGGCATCTCCTGACTCTCGGTCAGAATTCAAAATTAGGGATCCAATTCTCCCATGCCATCCGGGTTGGCCCGATTGGGTTTGGACCTGGATGCAGGTTGGGCTCGgacttgaattttttaaaaattttcaggtCTAAGCCCGGCCCGAAGTCTCAAAAACTATTTCGATTCGGCTCGGGTAGGGGTGTGGCCCGACCCAGCCCGGCCCATTTCCAGCCCTATATAACATAGagtggagaagagggagaggatggGAATGGGAATGGGAATTAAGTGTAGGCTAAGTTCTATGGTACAAGGAGGGCTAGGGTTTGTGCTCAGGGGTTGATGCAAGGAGAACAAGGGTCATTGGTCTATTTATGCTTGGAATTGATTTCGTCTTTGCTGGGATGTGAGTTGGTATGGTTGAGCTTGGGTTTTGGCCTGGGCCTAGTCCTAAACCTTGAGTAAAGATTGTTTGAACCAAGCTAGCCTAACTTGAGAACTTGGTAATTGGAGTTCTCCAGCATATGTTTGTGGCTGTTGAAGTTTTCTCTCAGGAGTCAAGAGAAAGGAATTGAATGAATTTCcatttttaaattttcttcttatcataaatttctttcttcttgcttTGCAAAGAAAGGGTTTGATATTCTCTGCCTAAGAATTTTGTGCAAGATGTacatatcctttcttttggatagacTGCAGCAAGTACATTGTGCTTCATAGAACATGATGTCTGACTGAAGAACCTGGATTTTCCAGCTAAATGTTTTTATGTTTTTAAAATATCTGCCTCACCTCAGCCTTCTAAAACAGAAGGTGCTTTCTAGAACGTGATCCATTCTTGTCTCTCCCTTATATCGCTTTCATTACTTAAGATTACTTATTTGAGCTTTGTTAATTTTATTGATGCATAATATCATCTATACTTTCTTAGTGCACTTCTTGATCAAAGATACTTTTCTAAACCTCTCTTTCATGAAGGCATAAGGAAACATAGTAAAGATATTCACCCTTAGTTATTTcctgatagaaaaaaatatacaaaaataagaGATGCTTTACTTTCTCAAAGTTTCACTAGGAAGGGGAAGTATTTCCCATGGGGTTTGTCTTCATATGAGAGAGTTGTTAAAATGGAATGACCAATGATTAGCAAAAAGCATTCGTTACCGACAGTGTTTTATTCTACATGATGATGTGTTGGCATAATATGGGCTAGGAAAGGGAAGAGCTATTCTGTTTGAACTAAAGAACTGAAATCTATGACTTAGGGATGAACTTTCTGGTATGAGCTTGAAACAAAGGAAAACCTTGTCAGCACGAACAATGGACTGAGGTTCTAGCTTGGTGGTTGGATTTTAAAATATTGGGGTGTGCAGACTGTACTCATTAGAAATTGAAGGATGGAATGTAAGGCTTATAAAACCTGAAAGAGTGAATGCTAAACAGTCATTACCAGTGTGATCTTAGGTAATAGCAAAGGGTCTTTTGTAAATTGACCTGGAGGCTGGTAGACTATATGAATTTGTCTTCTATCATTATTGCTGCAAAGGAAGTTATGCAAAGGTCCATCTGCATGTGATGTAGAGGTTAATGAAGTACGAATGATAGAGAATCACATTTTAGAACCAGTTGGGAACGCTCATGAGTCTGAAAGTGTAAAAAAGAGTATTATCATGTAAGAAGAAGGTCTAAGAAGAGTAAgagcataaaatttttattgtcaaAAGATGAGAAGAAGCTCATATTTTGCCAAGCTATGAGTGTCACTGGTGGTTGAAGTTTATAGGTCTTATCTTGTAAAACATGACATACTGCAAGTTTGCAATTGCTAGCTTAGTATGAGGACAATGCCACTTTATTGTCCTTAAGTGAAACCACCCTATGTCCGGATGTGATTTATAATTTACTGATCAAGCCATGAGAAAAAGTGAATCTgtcttttttgttttattttcccCACTTGTTTTTAGTCATTAAAACGTCGGATGCTATATCATTTGACTATATTATTGATTCTGCTTGTGAATGCATTGTAGGTTccaatattaatttatattttcatattcATATGTTGACACCTTTCTGCTTGAATATAAGTTGGTTAGTAAATTGATCATCATTTTCTTTCGCCATTATCAGATGGGAGAACTCAAGAAACTAGTTGAAGAAGGAAAGATAAAATACATTGGGTTGTCTGAAGCATCTGCTTCAACGATCAGGAGGGCACATGCAGTTCATCCAATAACTGCTGTCCAGCTGGAGTGGTCTTTATGGACAAGAGACGTTGAAGAAGATATAATTCCTACTTGCAGGTGAGTTTGTTTGCTTTAACTTTATATAGAACTATGGGTGGCTAACATTTATTTTCTAATATTGTTTTTCTTATTTTCTATTTTGAGATTTCCAGAGAACTTGGTATTGGAATTGTTGCATATAGTCCACTAGGAAGGGGTTTCTTTTCTGCTGGACCGAAAATGGCCAATAGTTTGTCAGACCAGGACTTCCGTAAGGTGCGTATTtctgataaaataattatatatgtaTCTAGAAAGGAGCTAATGGAACATTATGCAATGAGATATTGATGGTTATCAAATGTTTGGTCGGATAGATCAAGGGACCATATAAACATAATAATCCACCTTTCAAAATTTGTCGTATCTGGTACTTAGGTAGCTAAGACTGCTCCTTCTGTTAATTCAAGGATAACACAAAAGCTGAGGTTATATTGTCATTTAGAAAACAGTAAGACAATCTTATTTGTGTGCAATAACTTCCATTCCTTTTCATTTATTGCTGCCTTTTGACATTGGGATTAATGTAGCCTGGGCATGGATGAGAGATTTTGATTTGGATGAGTAACCAAGTGTCTGATTTTACAAAAGGGAAACCAAAAGGGATACGGGAACATataggaaaaaatatttttttagcaaaTTACATATATTTGTTTGTTAAAATAGTTATTgtacaaaatattataaaatattttttgatttagatGTTTCACTATATTTTTCCACATCTACCTGAAATTAGCTCAAGGATACAAGAAACATGACATTTCATATCACTATTTCATACCAAAATCCTGAAAATGTctacttttttgtttttttttttaatgaaaatggcTCAAATAGCCACTTGATGCAACGTATGCACGAGTTTCACCTCCTTGCCTCATTGTGCAAGCTGCTGCTTGGGCCTTTGGCCGAACGACCATAGTTCCTTTCTGATACGGGCTACATCAGCACATAACAAGAGGCCGAAAGGCCAGAACAACCAAACAAGGGCTCATAGCCCAAACGAAGGCCCATCAAAAGCCTAACGAAGAGATAATGGAGGATGCTGACATCTGCTTTCATATCTTCACGAGTTCTGAGACAGTCTTTTCTCCTATACTACTGAACCTCTCCAGCTTTCGGAGAAGAAAAGTTCCACCTCATTTGCAGCCAACGATAGTACACTTCTAAGAACAAGTGGCAATGCCTATCACTGTTATAGAAGGAAGCCAAAATCTGCACCGCAACCTATGAACTGAGCTTGGAACCTCCGATCCCTTCCACACATTGAATTTGCTGGTATCATGCTCCCTTCACTTCCTCTAGCAAGAATCTGGACCGCCTAAACGTGACCCATTGCTCTGGGGCTGAATACGGAGAGGGATTTCGTGAACTTTCTTACTCTAGAGAAAAAGGTAGAGAGagggacaaaagaaaaaaaaaagaaaacctacTTTCATTATGGTGGATCATATTCATTGTTAGAAAGGCCAACTCCAGCATCAATCTGCAAAATCCATATCCAGATAATTTGATAATTATTTAAGGTTCTATTACATAAGGTGGATGTAGGAGTCCTGTTCACACAACATTGAGTTGTTGCCTTATCCTCGATGACAACATGCCTATGTTCATGTTCCCaacaaaatctaatttaaaattatagtcTGACTATGAATGATTTTAGTTCATTAGGCTATCTATTTTAACAGCTTCTGCATTTATAAATTGTAGCGTGGACATATATTGACAGTGGCATTGGGCAAGTGCAATGCAATGAAATGAA from Elaeis guineensis isolate ETL-2024a chromosome 9, EG11, whole genome shotgun sequence includes these protein-coding regions:
- the LOC105051261 gene encoding probable aldo-keto reductase 2; amino-acid sequence: MARVTRIKLGSQGLEVSTQGLGCMGMSAFYGPPKPETDMIALVHHAVRSGVTFLDTSDSYGPFTNEILLGKALQGGMREKVELATKFGISYADGKREIRGDPAYVRAACEASLKRLGIDCIDLYYQHRIDTRVPIEVTMGELKKLVEEGKIKYIGLSEASASTIRRAHAVHPITAVQLEWSLWTRDVEEDIIPTCRELGIGIVAYSPLGRGFFSAGPKMANSLSDQDFRKSMPRFQPENLEQNAVIFERVNEMAKRKGCTPSQLALAWVHHQGSDVCPIPGTTKIENFNQNIGALSVKLTPEEMAELESYASTDSVKGDRYSSSVSTWKDSETPPLSSWKGE